A DNA window from Pseudomonas resinovorans NBRC 106553 contains the following coding sequences:
- a CDS encoding YeaH/YhbH family protein → MSYVIDRRLNGKNKSTVNRQRFLRRYREHIKKAVEEAVSRRSITDMEHGEQISIPGRDIDEPVLHHGRGGRQTIVHPGNKEFTTGDRIPRPQGGGGGRGGGKASNQGEGMDEFVFQITQEEFLDFMFEDLELPNLVKRHLTGADTFKTVRAGISNEGSPSRINIVRTLRSAHARRIALSGSSRTKLKEARAELERLKREEPDNFGDIQELEAEISRLRARIERVPFLDTFDLKYNLLVKQPNPSSKAVMFCLMDVSGSMTQATKDIAKRFFILLYLFLKRNYDKIEVVFIRHHTSAREVDEEEFFYSRETGGTIVSSALKLMQEIMAERYPINEWNIYAAQASDGDNWNDDSPICRDILIKQIMPFVQYYTYVEITPREHQALWYEYEQVCEAFGDTFAQQQIVSAADIYPVFRELFQRRLVT, encoded by the coding sequence ATGAGCTACGTCATCGACAGGCGTCTGAACGGCAAGAACAAGAGCACGGTGAACCGCCAGAGGTTCCTGCGGCGCTACCGTGAGCACATCAAGAAGGCCGTGGAGGAAGCCGTCAGCCGCCGTTCCATCACCGACATGGAGCACGGCGAACAGATCAGCATCCCCGGTCGCGATATCGACGAGCCCGTGCTTCACCACGGCCGTGGCGGGCGCCAGACCATCGTCCACCCCGGCAACAAGGAATTCACCACCGGCGATCGCATCCCCCGCCCCCAGGGCGGCGGCGGTGGCCGAGGCGGCGGCAAGGCCAGCAACCAGGGTGAGGGGATGGACGAGTTCGTCTTCCAGATCACCCAGGAAGAATTCCTCGACTTCATGTTCGAGGACCTCGAACTGCCCAACCTGGTGAAGCGTCATCTCACCGGGGCGGACACCTTCAAGACCGTGCGCGCCGGCATCAGCAACGAAGGCAGCCCCTCGCGCATCAACATCGTCCGCACCCTGCGCTCGGCCCACGCCCGGCGTATCGCCCTGTCCGGCAGCAGCCGCACCAAGCTCAAGGAAGCGCGGGCCGAACTGGAGCGACTGAAACGCGAAGAGCCGGACAATTTCGGCGATATCCAGGAACTTGAAGCCGAAATATCCAGACTTCGCGCCAGGATCGAGCGTGTCCCCTTCCTCGACACCTTCGACCTCAAGTACAACCTGCTGGTCAAGCAGCCCAACCCCTCCTCCAAGGCGGTGATGTTCTGCCTGATGGACGTGTCCGGCTCCATGACCCAGGCGACCAAGGACATCGCCAAGCGCTTCTTCATCCTGCTCTACCTCTTCCTCAAGCGGAACTACGACAAGATCGAGGTGGTGTTCATCCGCCACCACACCAGCGCCCGCGAGGTGGACGAGGAGGAATTCTTCTATTCACGGGAAACCGGCGGCACCATCGTCTCCAGCGCGCTCAAGCTGATGCAGGAGATCATGGCCGAGCGCTACCCCATCAACGAATGGAACATCTATGCCGCCCAGGCCTCGGACGGCGACAACTGGAATGACGATTCACCCATCTGCCGGGATATCCTGATCAAGCAGATCATGCCGTTCGTGCAGTACTACACCTACGTCGAGATCACCCCGCGCGAACACCAGGCGCTGTGGTACGAGTACGAACAGGTCTGCGAAGCGTTCGGCGATACCTTCGCCCAGCAGCAGATCGTCTCGGCGGCGGATATCTACCCGGTGTTCCGCGAGCTGTTCCAGCGCAGGCTCGTGACCTGA
- a CDS encoding PrkA family serine protein kinase, giving the protein MSIFSHFQQRFEATRQEEYSLQEYLDLCKQDRSAYATAAERMLMAIGDPELLDTSIDPRLSRIFSNKVIRRYPAFADFHGMEECIDQIVSYFRHAAQGLEEKKQILYLLGPVGGGKSSLAEKLKQLMERVPFYAIKGSPVFESPLGLFNADEDGTILEEEYGIPRRYLRTVISPWATKRLNEFGGDISKFRVVKLYPSILNQVAIAKTEPGDENNQDISALVGKVDIRKLEEYPQNDADAYSYSGALCRANQGLMEFVEMFKAPIKVLHPLLTATQEGNYNSTEGLGGLPFSGIILAHSNESEWHSFRNNKNNEAFIDRIYIVKVPYCLRVTDEIKIYDKLLVGSSLAHAHCAPDTLRMLAQFSALSRLKEPENSNIYSKMRVYDGENLKDTDPKAKSIQEYRDSAGVDEGMNGLSTRFAFKILSKVFNFDPHEVAANPVHLLYVLEQQIEQEQFPAEVRERYLRYIKEYLAPRYIEFIGKEIQTAYLESYSEYGQNIFDRYVLYADFWIQDQEYRDPETGEILNRVALNEELEKIEKPAGISNPKDFRNEIVNFVLRARANNNGKNPSWLSYEKLRVVIEKKMFSNTEDLLPVISFNAKGSKEEQQKHNDFVKRMVERGYTEKQVRLLSEWYLRVRKSQ; this is encoded by the coding sequence ATGAGCATTTTCAGCCACTTCCAACAACGCTTCGAAGCGACTCGCCAGGAGGAGTACTCCCTCCAGGAATATCTTGACCTGTGCAAACAGGATCGCAGCGCCTACGCCACCGCCGCCGAACGCATGCTCATGGCCATCGGTGACCCGGAGTTGCTCGACACGTCCATCGACCCGAGGCTGTCACGGATCTTCTCCAACAAAGTGATCCGTCGCTATCCGGCCTTCGCCGACTTCCATGGCATGGAAGAGTGCATCGACCAGATCGTTTCCTACTTCCGCCACGCCGCCCAAGGCCTGGAAGAGAAGAAGCAGATCCTCTATCTCCTGGGCCCGGTAGGTGGCGGTAAATCGTCCCTGGCGGAAAAACTGAAGCAGCTCATGGAGCGCGTGCCCTTCTATGCCATCAAGGGCTCTCCGGTGTTCGAATCGCCCCTGGGGCTGTTCAACGCGGATGAGGACGGCACCATCCTCGAAGAGGAATACGGCATCCCGCGGCGCTACCTGCGGACCGTCATCTCGCCCTGGGCGACCAAGCGCCTCAACGAGTTCGGCGGCGACATCAGCAAGTTCCGCGTGGTCAAGCTCTACCCCTCGATCCTCAACCAGGTCGCCATCGCCAAGACCGAGCCGGGCGACGAAAACAACCAGGACATCTCCGCCCTGGTGGGCAAGGTCGACATCCGCAAGCTCGAGGAATACCCGCAGAACGACGCCGACGCCTACAGCTACTCGGGCGCGCTGTGCCGGGCCAACCAGGGCCTGATGGAATTCGTCGAGATGTTCAAGGCGCCGATCAAGGTCCTGCACCCCTTGCTGACCGCCACCCAGGAAGGCAACTACAACAGCACCGAAGGCCTGGGCGGCCTCCCCTTCAGCGGCATCATCCTGGCCCACTCCAACGAATCGGAATGGCACAGCTTCCGCAACAACAAGAACAACGAGGCCTTCATCGACCGGATCTACATCGTCAAGGTGCCCTACTGCCTGCGGGTCACCGACGAGATCAAGATTTACGACAAGCTGCTCGTCGGCAGCTCCCTGGCCCACGCCCACTGCGCACCGGACACCCTGCGCATGCTGGCGCAGTTCTCCGCCCTGTCACGCCTCAAGGAGCCGGAGAACTCCAACATCTATTCCAAGATGCGCGTCTATGACGGCGAGAACCTGAAGGACACCGATCCCAAGGCCAAGTCGATCCAGGAATACCGCGACTCCGCCGGGGTGGACGAGGGCATGAACGGCCTGTCGACCCGCTTCGCCTTCAAGATCCTCTCCAAGGTGTTCAACTTCGACCCCCACGAGGTCGCGGCCAACCCGGTGCACCTGCTCTATGTGCTGGAACAACAGATCGAGCAGGAACAGTTCCCGGCCGAAGTGCGTGAGCGCTACCTGCGCTACATCAAGGAATACCTGGCGCCGCGCTACATCGAGTTCATCGGCAAGGAAATCCAGACCGCTTACCTCGAGTCCTACAGCGAATACGGTCAGAACATCTTCGATCGCTACGTGCTCTACGCCGACTTCTGGATCCAGGACCAGGAATACCGCGACCCGGAAACCGGCGAGATCCTCAATCGCGTGGCACTGAACGAGGAGCTGGAGAAGATCGAGAAACCGGCCGGCATCAGCAATCCGAAGGACTTCCGCAACGAGATCGTCAACTTCGTGCTGCGCGCCCGGGCCAACAACAACGGCAAGAACCCCAGCTGGCTCAGCTACGAGAAGCTGCGCGTCGTCATCGAGAAGAAGATGTTCTCCAACACCGAGGACCTACTGCCGGTCATCAGCTTCAATGCCAAGGGCAGCAAGGAGGAACAACAGAAGCACAACGACTTCGTCAAACGCATGGTCGAGCGCGGCTACACGGAGAAACAGGTACGCCTGCTGTCCGAATGGTACCTGCGGGTACGCAAGTCGCAGTAA
- the glpE gene encoding thiosulfate sulfurtransferase GlpE, producing MSEFQRIAPEQAQALREQGAVVVDIRDPQSFALGHISGSHHLDNYSLPDFIAHADFDKPLIVTCYHGNSSQSAAAYLAHQGFSEVYSLDGGFELWHSVYPGEVARQSAD from the coding sequence ATGAGTGAATTCCAGCGCATCGCCCCCGAGCAGGCCCAGGCCCTGCGCGAACAAGGCGCCGTTGTGGTGGACATCCGCGATCCGCAAAGCTTCGCCCTCGGCCATATCAGCGGCTCGCACCACCTGGACAATTACTCCCTGCCCGACTTCATCGCCCACGCCGACTTCGACAAGCCGCTGATCGTCACCTGCTACCACGGCAACTCCAGCCAGAGCGCGGCCGCCTATCTCGCGCACCAGGGCTTCTCCGAGGTCTACAGCCTGGACGGCGGCTTCGAGCTCTGGCACAGCGTCTACCCCGGCGAAGTCGCCCGACAGAGCGCCGATTGA
- a CDS encoding symmetrical bis(5'-nucleosyl)-tetraphosphatase: protein MTAYAVGDIQGCLDQLKCLLEQVRFDPANDQLWLVGDLVNRGPKSLETLRFLYSIRESVVCVLGNHDLHLLAAANDIERLRKADTLREILDAPDRAELLNWLRRQKLLHYDEQRDIALVHAGIPPQWSLSKALKRAAEVEEALQDDARLPLFLDGMYGNEPAKWDKDLHGVTRLRVITNYFTRMRFCRADGTLDLKSKEGLDTAPPGYAPWFSFPERRTRGQKIIFGHWAALEGKCNEPGLFPLDTGCVWGGAMTLLNIDSGARISCSCEENRHE, encoded by the coding sequence ATGACGGCTTATGCGGTCGGCGATATCCAGGGCTGCCTGGATCAGCTGAAGTGCCTGCTGGAGCAAGTCCGCTTCGACCCGGCCAACGACCAGCTCTGGCTGGTGGGCGACCTGGTCAATCGCGGGCCCAAATCCCTCGAAACCCTGCGCTTCCTCTATTCCATCCGTGAATCGGTGGTGTGCGTATTGGGCAACCACGACCTGCACCTGCTGGCGGCGGCCAATGACATCGAGCGCCTGCGCAAGGCCGACACGCTGCGCGAGATCCTCGACGCACCGGACCGCGCCGAACTGCTCAACTGGCTGCGCCGGCAGAAGCTGCTGCACTACGACGAGCAACGCGACATCGCCCTGGTCCATGCCGGCATCCCGCCCCAGTGGAGCCTGAGCAAGGCGCTCAAGCGCGCCGCGGAGGTCGAGGAAGCGCTGCAGGACGACGCACGCCTGCCGCTGTTCCTCGACGGCATGTACGGCAACGAGCCGGCCAAATGGGACAAGGACCTGCATGGCGTGACGCGCCTTCGGGTCATCACCAACTACTTCACCCGCATGCGCTTCTGCCGCGCCGACGGCACCCTGGACCTCAAGTCCAAGGAAGGCCTGGATACCGCCCCGCCCGGCTATGCCCCCTGGTTCAGCTTTCCCGAGCGCAGGACCCGTGGACAGAAGATCATCTTCGGCCACTGGGCGGCACTGGAAGGCAAATGCAACGAACCCGGCCTCTTCCCCCTCGACACCGGCTGTGTCTGGGGTGGCGCCATGACCCTACTGAACATCGACAGCGGCGCACGCATCAGCTGCAGCTGCGAGGAGAACCGCCATGAGTGA
- the apaG gene encoding Co2+/Mg2+ efflux protein ApaG, which translates to MSDTRYQVDVSVVTRFLPEQSQPDENRFAFAYTVTIQNNGELPAKLLTRHWVITDGDGHVQEVRGAGVVGQQPLIAPGASHTYTSGTVMATQVGSMQGSYQMVADDGKRFDANIAPFRLAVPGSLH; encoded by the coding sequence GTGTCCGATACCCGCTACCAGGTCGACGTCAGCGTCGTCACCCGCTTCCTTCCGGAGCAATCCCAGCCGGACGAGAACCGCTTTGCCTTCGCCTACACCGTGACCATCCAGAACAACGGCGAACTACCGGCCAAGCTGCTCACCCGCCACTGGGTGATCACCGACGGCGACGGCCACGTGCAGGAAGTCCGCGGCGCCGGCGTAGTCGGCCAGCAACCGCTGATCGCCCCCGGCGCCAGCCACACCTACACCAGCGGGACCGTGATGGCGACGCAGGTCGGCAGCATGCAGGGCAGCTACCAGATGGTCGCCGACGATGGCAAACGCTTCGACGCCAACATCGCCCCCTTCCGCCTCGCCGTACCCGGCTCGCTGCACTGA
- the rsmA gene encoding 16S rRNA (adenine(1518)-N(6)/adenine(1519)-N(6))-dimethyltransferase RsmA: protein MSEHYQHRARKRFGQNFLHDAGVIHRILRSIHARQGERLLEIGPGQGALTEGLLGSGAQLDVIELDLDLIPILQHKFGQLPNFRLNQGDALKFDFRKLDAEPHSLRVVGNLPYNISTPLIFHLLSHADLIRDMHFMLQKEVVERLAAEPGGGDWGRLSIMVQYHCRVEHLFNVGPGAFNPPPKVDSAIVRLVPHEVLPHPAKDAAMLERVVREAFNQRRKTLRNTLKGLLDSAAIEAAGVDGSLRPEQLDLAAFVRLADQLVATGPSS, encoded by the coding sequence ATGTCCGAACACTACCAACACCGCGCGCGCAAGCGTTTCGGCCAGAACTTCCTGCATGACGCCGGCGTCATCCATCGCATCCTGCGCAGCATCCACGCGCGCCAGGGCGAACGCCTGCTGGAGATCGGCCCGGGCCAGGGCGCCCTCACCGAGGGTCTGCTCGGCAGCGGTGCGCAGCTCGACGTGATCGAACTGGACCTGGACCTGATCCCGATCCTGCAGCACAAGTTCGGCCAGCTGCCGAATTTCCGCCTCAACCAGGGCGACGCGCTGAAGTTCGACTTCCGCAAGCTCGACGCCGAACCCCACAGCCTCCGCGTGGTGGGCAACCTGCCCTACAACATCTCCACGCCGCTGATCTTCCACCTGTTGAGCCACGCCGACCTCATCCGTGACATGCACTTCATGCTGCAGAAGGAAGTGGTGGAACGCCTGGCGGCCGAGCCCGGCGGCGGCGACTGGGGCCGGCTGTCGATCATGGTCCAGTACCACTGCCGTGTGGAACACCTGTTCAACGTAGGTCCGGGCGCGTTCAATCCGCCGCCCAAGGTCGACTCCGCCATCGTCCGCCTGGTGCCCCACGAGGTGCTGCCGCATCCCGCCAAGGATGCCGCCATGCTCGAACGCGTGGTGCGCGAAGCCTTCAACCAGCGCCGCAAGACCCTGCGCAATACCCTCAAGGGCTTGCTGGACAGCGCTGCCATCGAAGCCGCTGGCGTCGACGGCAGCCTTCGACCGGAACAGCTCGACCTGGCCGCCTTCGTCCGCCTGGCCGATCAATTGGTCGCCACCGGCCCCAGCTCCTAG
- the pdxA gene encoding 4-hydroxythreonine-4-phosphate dehydrogenase PdxA gives MTPLRFALTPGEPAGIGPDLCLLLSRSAQPHALIAIASRELLEQRAVELGLAIRLIDVDPARLPDTPAPAASLYVWDTPLRAAAKSGQLDSLNADYVLETLTRAGQGCLDGLFAGMITAPVHKGVINEAGIAFSGHTEFLADLTATRQVVMMLATRGLRVALVTTHLPLKDVAAAITPDRLQRVSRILHADLVNKFGIAQPRILVCGLNPHAGEGGHLGREEIEVIEPTLEGLRAEGLDLVGPLPADTLFTPKHLEHCDAVLAMYHDQGLPVLKYKGFGAAVNVTLGLPIIRTSVDHGTALDLAGSGRIDCGSLEVALETAYQMAAAQQRGQ, from the coding sequence ATGACCCCTCTCCGCTTTGCCCTCACCCCAGGTGAACCCGCCGGCATCGGCCCCGACCTCTGCCTGCTGCTCTCCCGCTCCGCCCAGCCCCATGCCCTGATCGCCATCGCCAGCCGCGAGCTGCTCGAACAACGCGCCGTCGAGCTGGGCCTGGCCATCCGCCTGATCGACGTCGATCCCGCCCGCCTTCCCGATACTCCCGCCCCTGCGGCCAGCCTGTATGTCTGGGATACGCCCCTGCGCGCAGCGGCGAAGTCCGGCCAGCTCGACTCGCTGAACGCCGACTACGTACTGGAAACCCTGACCCGCGCGGGCCAAGGCTGCCTCGACGGGCTCTTCGCCGGGATGATCACCGCGCCGGTGCACAAGGGCGTAATCAACGAAGCCGGTATCGCCTTCTCCGGCCACACCGAATTCCTTGCGGACCTGACCGCCACCCGCCAGGTGGTGATGATGCTGGCCACCCGTGGACTGCGCGTCGCCCTGGTGACCACCCACCTGCCGCTCAAGGACGTTGCCGCCGCCATCACCCCCGATCGCCTGCAACGGGTCAGCCGCATCCTGCATGCCGACCTGGTGAACAAGTTCGGCATCGCCCAGCCACGCATCCTGGTCTGCGGCCTCAACCCCCACGCCGGGGAAGGCGGCCACCTGGGACGGGAAGAAATCGAAGTCATCGAGCCGACCCTGGAAGGCCTGCGCGCCGAAGGCCTGGACCTGGTGGGCCCGCTCCCGGCCGACACCCTGTTCACCCCCAAGCACCTGGAGCACTGCGACGCCGTGCTCGCCATGTACCACGACCAGGGCCTGCCCGTGCTCAAGTACAAGGGATTCGGCGCCGCGGTGAACGTCACCCTTGGCCTGCCGATCATCCGCACATCGGTGGACCACGGCACCGCCCTGGACCTGGCAGGCAGTGGCCGCATCGATTGCGGCAGCCTCGAAGTGGCCCTGGAAACCGCCTACCAGATGGCCGCCGCGCAACAGCGCGGACAGTGA
- a CDS encoding peptidylprolyl isomerase codes for MKTKLSDCLRPLLLGALFLGGIAHAEVRSIDRVVAIVDNDVIMQSQLDQRLREVQQTIAKRGASLPPENVLNQQVLERLIIENIQLQIGDRSGIRIADEELNQAIEAIAQRNGMTVDQFRSALARDGLSFDDARDQVRREMVISRVRQRRVAERIQVTEQEVQNFLASDMGKIQLSEEFRLANILIPVPEGSSPDTIQAAERQTQELYQQLRQGADFAQLAISRSAGETALEGGEIGWRKAAQLPPPFDGMIGALQVGEVTEPVRTPGGFIILKLLDKRGGDTLVRDEVHVRHILLKPSEIRSEADTQRLAERLYQRIQSGEDFGELAKSFSEDPGSALNGGDLNWIDPNALVPEFREVMAQTPTGKLSKPFKSPYGWHVLEVMGRRATDSSEKFREQQAANILRNRKYDEELQAWLRQIRDEAYVETKL; via the coding sequence GTGAAGACCAAGCTCTCTGATTGTCTGCGCCCGCTGCTGTTGGGCGCGCTCTTCCTCGGCGGCATTGCGCACGCCGAGGTCCGCTCCATCGACCGCGTGGTCGCCATTGTCGATAACGATGTCATCATGCAGAGCCAGCTGGACCAGCGCCTGCGTGAAGTACAGCAAACCATCGCCAAGCGCGGCGCCTCGCTGCCTCCGGAAAACGTACTCAACCAGCAGGTGCTGGAACGCCTGATCATCGAGAACATCCAGCTGCAGATCGGCGACCGCTCCGGTATCCGCATCGCGGACGAGGAACTGAACCAGGCCATCGAAGCCATCGCCCAGCGCAATGGCATGACGGTCGACCAGTTCCGCAGCGCGCTGGCTCGTGACGGCCTGTCCTTCGATGACGCCCGTGACCAGGTGCGCCGCGAGATGGTCATCAGCCGGGTGCGTCAGCGCCGTGTGGCCGAGCGCATCCAGGTCACCGAGCAGGAAGTGCAGAACTTCCTCGCGTCCGACATGGGCAAGATCCAGCTGTCCGAAGAGTTCCGCCTGGCCAATATCCTGATCCCGGTACCGGAAGGCTCCTCGCCCGATACCATCCAGGCCGCCGAACGCCAGACCCAGGAGCTGTACCAACAGCTCAGGCAAGGCGCCGACTTCGCCCAGCTCGCCATCTCCCGCTCGGCTGGCGAGACCGCCCTGGAAGGCGGCGAGATCGGCTGGCGCAAGGCCGCCCAGCTGCCGCCTCCCTTCGACGGCATGATCGGCGCCCTGCAAGTCGGCGAAGTGACCGAACCGGTACGCACCCCAGGCGGTTTCATCATCCTGAAGCTGCTGGACAAGCGTGGCGGTGACACCCTGGTGCGTGACGAAGTGCACGTCCGCCACATCCTGCTCAAGCCCAGCGAGATTCGCAGCGAAGCCGATACCCAGCGCCTGGCCGAGCGCCTCTACCAGCGCATCCAGTCCGGCGAAGACTTCGGCGAACTGGCGAAAAGCTTCTCCGAAGACCCGGGCTCCGCGCTCAACGGCGGCGACCTTAACTGGATCGACCCCAACGCGCTGGTCCCCGAGTTCCGCGAAGTCATGGCCCAGACCCCGACCGGCAAGCTCTCCAAGCCGTTCAAGAGCCCCTATGGCTGGCACGTGCTGGAAGTGATGGGGCGTCGCGCCACCGATAGCAGCGAGAAGTTCCGCGAGCAGCAAGCGGCGAACATCCTGCGCAATCGCAAGTACGACGAGGAGCTGCAGGCCTGGCTGCGCCAGATCCGCGACGAGGCCTACGTCGAAACCAAGTTGTAA
- a CDS encoding LPS-assembly protein LptD — protein sequence MAVRTPAFHKKFPLLVTGSLLALQPVASSFVVAAEQFDCQPSATGGWACAPKASAESLPPRPVHSGSAVSSSIGAAAQATEGGEAQGSTATLVSDAEGKGLVSRSADFSHLDWVPRDKLTPAQLAEAGPYCAGAYIEPPRPGMNDKTPLEDAPTFISAKASRYEQEQQVATLAGDVILRQGSMQIEADEANLHQAENRGELVGNVRLRDNGALVVGDRAELQLDNGEAKVDNAEYVLHQSHTRGSALYAKRQEDAIIRLKDGTYTRCEPGDNAWHLKGNNVKLNPATGFGSATNVTLRVKDIPVFYTPYIYFPIDDRRQSGFLPPTIGSSTDTGFLLVTPYYFNLAPNYDATLYPRYMSKRGLLMEGEFRYLTHSSEGEFGGAYLDDQEDERKLMSEYEQKRWLYHWKHTGGLNSRLLAEVDYTDISDPYYFEDLDTDLGVDTPTYVNQRGTLTYRGSSYTARLNAQAYELATITDITPYDRLPQLTLDGQLPYQPGGLNFAYKTEFVRFDRDLRTGDFSDINGFTEPWNDNNIRGLARANGDRTHVEPAVSLPMSWTWGFLKPQVKYAYTQYDLDLDQQGKNSLFAEQTFHGSQDRQVPIYSIDSGLLFDRKTSFFGKDYTQTLEPRLFYLYVPEEDQTDIPLFDTGEYTFNYASLFRDNRFSGRDRIGDANQISLGVTNRWIESNGFERQRFSIGQAFYFEDRQVTLPDSFSGRPGTSPMKDRADYTSSVSPYALEYLYRFNRDWRVSSNFNWDPDTHSTRSGSAMFHYQPEDNPNKVVNAGYRYRNDTIRFDQSTGNWVVGGGDFGTPGTAGFIKDYYKISQHDFSVIWPVVPQWSAIARWQYDYNRDRTLEAFGGFEYDSCCWKLRLISRYWVDYDEFEQNPDPSNDSGDHGIFLQIVLKGLGGVVGNQIEGFLDKGIQGYREREDQAL from the coding sequence ATGGCAGTAAGAACCCCCGCGTTTCACAAAAAGTTCCCTCTGCTGGTGACCGGCAGCCTGCTGGCCCTTCAGCCAGTAGCCAGCTCATTCGTCGTCGCCGCAGAGCAATTCGACTGCCAACCCTCCGCTACCGGCGGCTGGGCATGTGCACCCAAGGCCAGTGCCGAGAGCCTGCCGCCCCGTCCGGTGCACAGCGGCAGTGCCGTGAGCTCGAGCATCGGTGCAGCCGCGCAGGCCACCGAAGGTGGCGAGGCCCAAGGCAGCACGGCAACCCTGGTCTCCGACGCCGAAGGCAAGGGCCTGGTCTCCCGCAGTGCCGACTTCAGCCACCTGGACTGGGTGCCGCGTGACAAGCTCACGCCCGCGCAGCTGGCCGAAGCTGGTCCCTATTGCGCCGGCGCCTATATAGAACCGCCGCGTCCGGGCATGAACGACAAGACCCCCCTGGAAGATGCGCCCACCTTCATCTCCGCCAAGGCCTCGCGCTATGAGCAGGAGCAGCAGGTCGCCACCCTCGCCGGTGACGTGATCCTGCGCCAGGGCAGCATGCAGATCGAAGCCGACGAGGCGAACCTGCACCAGGCGGAAAACCGTGGCGAGCTGGTCGGTAACGTCCGGCTGCGCGACAACGGTGCCCTGGTGGTTGGCGACCGCGCCGAACTGCAGCTGGACAACGGCGAGGCCAAGGTCGACAACGCCGAGTACGTCCTGCACCAGTCCCACACCCGCGGCAGCGCGCTTTACGCCAAGCGCCAGGAAGACGCCATCATCCGTCTGAAGGATGGCACCTACACCCGCTGCGAACCGGGTGACAACGCCTGGCACCTGAAGGGCAACAACGTCAAGCTGAACCCGGCCACCGGCTTCGGCTCCGCGACCAACGTCACCCTGCGGGTCAAGGACATTCCGGTGTTCTATACCCCGTACATCTATTTCCCGATCGACGACCGTCGCCAATCGGGCTTCCTGCCGCCGACCATCGGCAGCAGCACCGATACCGGCTTCCTGCTGGTCACGCCGTACTACTTCAACCTGGCGCCGAACTACGACGCCACCCTGTACCCGCGCTACATGTCCAAGCGCGGCCTGCTGATGGAAGGCGAATTCCGCTACCTGACCCATAGCAGCGAAGGTGAGTTCGGCGGCGCCTACCTCGACGACCAGGAAGACGAGCGCAAGCTCATGTCCGAGTACGAGCAGAAGCGCTGGCTCTACCACTGGAAACACACCGGTGGCCTGAACTCGCGCCTGCTGGCCGAAGTCGACTACACCGACATCAGCGATCCTTACTACTTCGAGGACCTGGACACCGACCTGGGCGTCGATACGCCGACCTACGTCAACCAGCGCGGCACCCTGACCTACCGCGGCAGCTCCTACACGGCGAGGCTGAACGCCCAGGCCTACGAGCTGGCGACCATTACCGACATCACGCCCTACGATCGCCTGCCACAGCTCACCCTGGACGGCCAACTGCCCTACCAGCCGGGCGGACTGAACTTCGCCTACAAGACCGAATTCGTGCGCTTCGACCGCGACCTTCGCACCGGTGACTTCTCGGATATCAACGGCTTTACCGAGCCCTGGAACGACAACAACATTCGCGGCCTTGCCCGCGCCAATGGCGATCGCACCCACGTGGAGCCGGCTGTCAGCCTGCCGATGAGCTGGACCTGGGGCTTCCTCAAGCCACAGGTCAAATACGCCTACACCCAGTACGACCTGGATCTGGACCAGCAAGGCAAGAACTCTCTCTTTGCCGAACAGACCTTCCACGGCAGCCAGGACCGCCAGGTACCGATCTACAGCATCGACAGCGGCCTGCTCTTCGACCGCAAGACGAGCTTCTTCGGCAAGGACTACACCCAGACCCTGGAACCGCGTCTGTTCTACCTCTATGTACCGGAAGAAGACCAGACCGACATCCCGCTGTTCGACACGGGCGAGTACACCTTCAACTACGCCTCGCTGTTCCGCGACAACCGCTTCTCCGGCCGCGATCGCATCGGCGACGCCAACCAGATATCGCTGGGCGTCACCAACCGCTGGATCGAGTCCAACGGCTTCGAGCGCCAGCGTTTCAGCATTGGCCAGGCGTTCTACTTCGAAGATCGCCAGGTGACCCTGCCAGACAGCTTCAGCGGTCGTCCGGGCACCAGCCCAATGAAAGATCGAGCCGACTACACCTCCTCCGTTTCGCCCTACGCGCTGGAGTACCTGTACCGCTTCAACCGCGACTGGCGTGTCAGCTCGAACTTCAACTGGGACCCGGATACCCATAGCACCCGCTCCGGCAGCGCGATGTTCCACTACCAGCCGGAAGACAACCCGAACAAGGTCGTCAACGCCGGCTATCGCTACCGCAACGACACCATCCGCTTCGACCAGTCGACCGGTAACTGGGTCGTCGGTGGCGGCGACTTTGGCACACCGGGCACAGCGGGCTTCATCAAGGACTACTACAAGATCAGCCAGCACGACTTCTCGGTCATCTGGCCGGTGGTTCCGCAGTGGAGCGCCATCGCGCGCTGGCAGTACGACTACAACCGCGACCGTACCCTGGAAGCCTTCGGTGGCTTCGAGTACGACAGCTGCTGCTGGAAGCTGCGCCTGATCAGCCGCTACTGGGTCGACTACGACGAGTTCGAGCAGAACCCGGATCCGTCCAACGACAGCGGCGACCACGGGATCTTCCTGCAAATCGTCCTCAAGGGTCTGGGTGGTGTCGTGGGCAACCAGATCGAAGGCTTCCTGGATAAAGGCATTCAAGGTTACCGTGAACGTGAAGACCAAGCTCTCTGA